Proteins from a genomic interval of Cucumis melo cultivar AY chromosome 7, USDA_Cmelo_AY_1.0, whole genome shotgun sequence:
- the LOC103495741 gene encoding oxidation resistance protein 1 translates to MGKQQSLRSKAVHFVSDITTVLLNPISDKPSATASTHPQHHHSPEDATDLKDDSDLGSASEQGSEYSEDGPDTSSFTAFLYSLLSSSESQENLNSDERNDNQAEAGTSMNNAAKETVTKKSLFSRGKQSLGRAFHHAARITGHRNQDWKSDVDLKVNDSKFSGIEMMEKTNVSEVPSSVFVPDASEPSVLLSEKTRTVLYASLPALVQGRKWLLLYSTWRHGISLSTLYRRSMLWSGFSLLVVGDRKGAVFGGLVEAPLKPTSKKKYQGTNNTFVFTSIPGHPVIYRPTGENYYFTLCSPDFLAIGGGSHFALYLDNDLLNGSSSTSETYGNPCLANTEEFEVKEVELWGFVYTSKYEEMLALSRTEAPGICRW, encoded by the exons ATGGGTAAGCAACAATCCTTGCGCAGCAAAGCAGTCCATTTTGTCTCCGATATCACCACCGTTCTTCTTAACCCAATCTCTGACAAACCTTCCGCTACAGCCTCTACCCATCCTCAACATCATCATTCACCT GAAGATGCGACTGACCTTAAAGACGACAGTGATCTAGGGTCAGCTAGTGAACAGGGTTCCGAATATTCGGAAGATGgccctgatacatcttcgtttACTGCATTCCTATATTCCCTCCTGTCATCCTCAGAATCGCAGGAAAACTTGAACTCCGATGAAAGAAATGATAATCAGGCAGAAGCAGGCACATCAATGAACAATGCTGCAAAAGAAACTGTTACGAAAAAGAGCTTGTTTTCTAGGGGGAAACAATCGCTTGGTAGAGCTTTTCATCATGCTGCAAGAATCACTGGACACCGAAATCAGGATTGGAAGAGTGATGTTGACTTGAAAGTTAATGATTCTAAATTTTCTGGAATTGAGATGATGGAAAAGACAAATGTAAGTGAGGTTCCTTCGTCAGTTTTTGTCCCTGATGCATCTGAACCTTCAGTGCTTCTTTCAGAAAAAACTAGAACTGTTCTTTATGCCTCCCTTCCAGCTCTTGTCCAGGGAAGGAAATGGCTTTTGCTATACAG TACGTGGAGGCATGGGATATCTCTTTCAACTCTATATAGGAGAAGTATGCTTTGGTCTGGATTCAGTTTGCTG GTTGTTGGTGATCGGAAAGGTGCTGTATTTGGTGGCTTGGTGGAGGCACCGTTAAAACCAACCAGCAAGAAAAAGTATCAG GGAACCAATAATACTTTTGTTTTCACAAGTATTCCTGGCCATCCTGTGATTTATCGCCCCACAG GTGAAAATTACTATTTCACATTGTGCTCTCCCGATTTCTTGGCCATTGGCGGCGGTAGCCATTTTGCACTCTATCTGGACAATGACCT ATTGAATGGATCGAGCTCTACATCAGAGACATACGGGAATCCTTGTCTTGCTAATACTGAAGAATTTGAAGTGAAGGAAGTTGAG TTGTGGGGCTTTGTATACACCTCAAAGTATGAAGAAATGCTTGCTTTGAGCAGAACCGAAGCACCTGGGATTTGTCGATGGTGA